AATAGTTGCTGGCCGGTGCAACAATAGTACTATGACACTGGAAAAGACATGCAAGGTAAGATCTTCTCATTCAAGAATGAGAAAAATGTATGGAGGAAGTCCATTTACCTCATTGTAAACAAGGAATTTCTGAAATAACTTGTATGTATTTGACATAAGTGAATAAAGATAATCGCATCTTTAAGTGCCGTTCATTGTCTTACGCAATAAACCTCAAACACCCTCTCATTCAATCACCTACACACCCAAAGCTAGGTTTAAGTACATTTTTGGGACAAAAAGTGCTATATTGTACGCTCCCTCACACATCAATCACCGACTGTGCCAGACACCACTCGCGACAGGGCTCTACCAAGCCTCATGTTTCTAACTTCCTGAGAAAGAAAGACTTGGGGTTGAAGCGGTGAGAACGGAGAACAACCGTGGGCCTGTCGCCCCTCGTCTTAACTGACGAAGAGGCTGGCGGCCGTCTCTCCGACTGCCGAGTGTCCGTGGTCCATGGAGGAGAAACAGTCGTCCGAGTGGACGAAGTGCAGGGCTGTCTGGTTGTAGCTGAGCAGGGCTTGCTGTCTCTCGTCAGAGCTGTACTCCAGAGAATGAGGGTGGACCTGCTGGATGTGTCTCTTGATGGTGCTGACTTTAAGAGTGGCTAACGTCGCCCCGCACACCATACAGATCAGCCCGTGTCGCCGGCAGTCATAGTCCATCAGGAACTCCATCCGCCAGCGCACCTGGTAGTTCCGCCGCTGGTCCTTGCCCGGGTAGTGTCCATGGCGTCCCAGAGTGGCAGGTATGGTGACGACCCCCTCCTCCTTCTTCACTGTCTGAATGGCGGACATCTTGGGGGTccggtggttgttgttgttgtccggTGCTGCCTTTTCACCCATCTCTCCTGACACATGGACGCTGATGATGTCACCGGGGTCCACTTCTGTCGGGGGGAGGGGGACAAAAACCACTTGGTGAATCACTTAGTATTTAATATTTTCTCTGAGAGTAGCTACAGTCtgtcttttacatttttttggaACTTGTAAGTTTTACCTTCTTTCATCTGCACGGCCAGGTGGTCTTCCGTGGGGGCCTCTTTGGTCCAGGCCTCGGCCatggcctctctctcctcccgggCCAGGCTGGTGGTCTCAGGGTGGCACTCCTGAATGTGGCGCCGGAAGCTGCTCACCTTGGCCACGGGCAGGGCCTGGGAGCACACCATGCAGAAGGTGCCACGACCCTGAGGCCCATAGGCCACCAGGTAGTCCAGGCGCAGGCGCCAGGGGAAGCCCCCGAGGAGACGCCTCTTTCTGGGCTGGCGGAGAGGGAGACGGGGTATGGGGCTGGTCACCTCTGGAGCTCCAACACCACCTCCTTCCCTGCTAACAACCATGTCGTGTATCTGGGACAATGCCTCATCGTTGTCTGCGCCAATCTGGATGGTCTCCAGGTCATCATGGAAGAAGTccaccccagcctctctctcgtcTTTGGTGTTGGGCTCCGACTTGATGAAGTCGTTCAGGGGGTCAGATTCTGAAATTGGGGcatgtggtgggggtggggggagagtATAGCAGAACATCAAGCGCTTTTTCAACAAAAGCTTTTCAATTTGGCGCTGAAAAGATTCCACTACTCTTACAAGACACAAGACATATTGCATATAAAAAAACTAGTGCCGCAGTGACAGAATGCCTCTTTCCCTGTACTGTTACTCAACTAcgccctcctcccctgtctcaccATGCGTCTGAGCCCAGGTCTGCAGGATGCCGTGCTTCTCCTCCGAACTGTAGACCAGCGACTGAGGGTGGATGTCCAGCACGTGGCTCTTGATGTGGTCCAGGTGGAGCGAGGGCAGCGGGCGGCCGCACACCATGCACACCAGCCTGCCCGCCTCCGCCTGGTACTCCATGAGGAACTCCTGTCGGAACCAGGCGTGGAGCGAGTCGTTCAGGTAGCGCTCCAGGGTCCGGGCCGAGGGCCCGGGGAGCTCCTCCTGCTGCTGGAGAGGGGCCGGTGTATGGGGAGATGGGGTGGTGGACCGGGGCTGGAGTTTGGGGGTCACCATACCATCGGGTTTCCCtaagggaagagatggagaggggatatGCAATTGAAATGTATGCTAATGTGAATCACGAAATAGGCAACCAAGGGAATGCTTTACCACTACAGCAAGCTACTGCACAAAGACATCACCATCTTACATTACTGTAAAAGTGGATGTTGGCAGCATGGGCATGACTGTACAACATACACACTTCTTATCAGACATGCTCATACTGCCACCAAGCGCAAAATCCTGAAACTCAATAATCTTATCATAAAACTAGGCCAATGTCATTTCGTTCCACCCCCCCAGTCTCCAGAAACCCCAACCCACCGGTGGAGCGGCGTGCACAGTCCAGCAGCTGCTCCTCCTGACCCTGCGAGACAGCGACCACCCCTCCGGCCGGACAGTACAACCTCTGGCCCCCCTCCAGACTCAGGTGGCTCTCCCAGCCCGAGCGGATCACCTCCTTGTCGGCCACACTCCACAGCAGGGAATCTGGGTGCTTCTGTCGAATATGCCTCTTGATGGTGCTGAGTTTGAGAGTGGCCAGCGAGCTCCCACACACCATGCAGATCATGCCGTGGCGACGGGGGTCAAAGTCCATCAGGAACTCGCTGCGCCAGTACTCGTGGTAGTAGCGCCGGTGGTCCCGGCCCGGGATGCGGCTGAAGCCGGGACGGGAGGCGCGTTGGACCCTCTCCTTGATCCCCGAGGGGCCCGGGACGGGGGACAGGAGAAAGGGGGAGTCGGGACCCTCTGTGACACTCCAGTAGCTGGTGCCCGGGGAGCAGAGTGGGGTAACCATCTCCTTATCGCCGTCATTGTCCACGTGGCCATTGGTCAGACCGTCTTCCTCTAGGAGGGAGAGAGTGTTAGGAGATGCACTTACAGTAGGTATAGGTTATATAATGAAGCTGCACATTTCAAAGCTTTATAGCCTATAATTCAAGGCCTATTTCTCAGATGGCTGGTGGCACATACTCTGCCTGACATTCCAGATATTCATTCCGCTAGAAAtatgatgagacaaaaatagggATTCATAATAATATCGTTAATCTGTGGATAATATTGCGCACAGCACCACAGCCATCGGAGAGGGGGAAGCGACTCCATTTAGCCGATTTAGCCAGCCGCTGGTTTCCGCTGGGTGGCGACTGTGCATCACAGCATGCAGCCAGCATGCTATTTTGCCTTTGTTTATAGTGGAGCCACTGACACAAGAGGGCATGCTGCTAGATGGCATTGTCCGTCACACGGATTAACTGTGTCTAATGGTGGCGGGCGGATGAGGGGTCGAGTGTCCATAATCTCGAAACAAAAACATGACAATATTTACCTCTTGAACAGTGTCCCAAGTCACTGGGCTCTCGTGTTGCTTCCTCCTCTCCGCTTATTATTAATGAGAGAGAATCTGTCTGCTCAGCACACGGGTGGACCACGGGCTCGCTCTCCCCCGTCTCTTTCTCTTCCATTACTCTGCAACGTTACACTATTTACGATTGCCTTCAATTCGCCTTGATAAACCAGGGAGGCACGGTATTTTTGGAGAATCATTCGGCACGCGTTTTTAAGCTATCTATAACACGTTCGGACCCATCGATTTTAGGGTGCCCCCGTACTGTCTTTATAATGTGCCCCTCGTCCCCCCACGCGCTCAGCTCTGGAGCCAAGTTAACTTTTCATATATCAGCTCGACATTTGGTCGGTCATATCCTTCTT
The genomic region above belongs to Oncorhynchus kisutch isolate 150728-3 linkage group LG16, Okis_V2, whole genome shotgun sequence and contains:
- the LOC109906592 gene encoding uncharacterized protein C11orf95-like — translated: MEEKETGESEPVVHPCAEQTDSLSLIISGEEEATREPSDLGHCSREEDGLTNGHVDNDGDKEMVTPLCSPGTSYWSVTEGPDSPFLLSPVPGPSGIKERVQRASRPGFSRIPGRDHRRYYHEYWRSEFLMDFDPRRHGMICMVCGSSLATLKLSTIKRHIRQKHPDSLLWSVADKEVIRSGWESHLSLEGGQRLYCPAGGVVAVSQGQEEQLLDCARRSTGKPDGMVTPKLQPRSTTPSPHTPAPLQQQEELPGPSARTLERYLNDSLHAWFRQEFLMEYQAEAGRLVCMVCGRPLPSLHLDHIKSHVLDIHPQSLVYSSEEKHGILQTWAQTHESDPLNDFIKSEPNTKDEREAGVDFFHDDLETIQIGADNDEALSQIHDMVVSREGGGVGAPEVTSPIPRLPLRQPRKRRLLGGFPWRLRLDYLVAYGPQGRGTFCMVCSQALPVAKVSSFRRHIQECHPETTSLAREEREAMAEAWTKEAPTEDHLAVQMKEEVDPGDIISVHVSGEMGEKAAPDNNNNHRTPKMSAIQTVKKEEGVVTIPATLGRHGHYPGKDQRRNYQVRWRMEFLMDYDCRRHGLICMVCGATLATLKVSTIKRHIQQVHPHSLEYSSDERQQALLSYNQTALHFVHSDDCFSSMDHGHSAVGETAASLFVS